One genomic region from Lysobacterales bacterium encodes:
- a CDS encoding ABC transporter substrate-binding protein, translating into MGQAPAVSVSAQFLRGPRRIVCLTEEPTETLYLLGEQDRIVGISGFTVRPKEARRDKPKVSAFTSAKVEAILALKPDLAIGFSDIQADIAAELIRRGVEVWIANHRSVAEILDYVRRLGALVGAAARADALADRLAAGLDAITETAAKLPVRPRVYFEEWDEPRISGIRWVSELIGIAGGDDIFPELAAESLAKQRILASDDAIIERAPEIVFGSWCGKKFRPEQVAARPGWDSVPAVRDGFLVEIKSPLILQPGPAALTDGVAELARHIQRWSHHQNRLA; encoded by the coding sequence ATGGGCCAAGCGCCTGCTGTATCCGTGAGCGCGCAGTTCCTGCGCGGCCCGCGCCGCATCGTCTGCCTGACCGAGGAGCCCACCGAGACGCTCTACCTGCTCGGCGAGCAGGATCGGATCGTGGGCATCAGCGGCTTCACCGTGCGCCCGAAGGAGGCCCGCCGCGACAAGCCGAAGGTCTCCGCCTTCACCTCGGCCAAGGTCGAGGCCATCCTTGCGCTCAAGCCCGATCTCGCGATCGGCTTCTCGGACATCCAGGCCGACATCGCCGCCGAGCTGATCCGACGCGGCGTCGAAGTGTGGATCGCCAACCACCGCAGCGTGGCCGAGATCCTCGACTATGTGCGCCGGCTCGGCGCGCTGGTCGGCGCGGCCGCGCGGGCTGATGCACTGGCCGATCGGCTTGCTGCCGGGCTCGACGCGATCACGGAGACGGCCGCGAAGCTGCCGGTGCGCCCGCGCGTGTACTTCGAAGAATGGGACGAGCCGCGGATCAGCGGCATCCGCTGGGTCTCCGAGCTGATCGGCATCGCCGGTGGCGACGACATCTTTCCCGAGCTCGCCGCCGAGTCGCTGGCGAAGCAGCGCATCCTCGCGAGCGACGACGCCATCATCGAGCGTGCGCCGGAAATCGTGTTCGGCTCCTGGTGCGGCAAGAAGTTCCGGCCCGAACAGGTCGCCGCTCGCCCGGGCTGGGACAGCGTGCCTGCCGTGCGCGACGGTTTCCTCGTCGAGATAAAGTCGCCGCTGATCCTGCAGCCGGGGCCGGCGGCGCTGACCGACGGTGTGGCCGAGCTGGCGCGTCACATCCAGCGCTGGTCGCATCACCAGAATCGCCTCGCGTGA
- a CDS encoding polyhydroxyalkanoate depolymerase, translating to MLYHLHEFQRSLLSPLVAYSEATARMYASSGSWMSKLPGADRMAAGFELMYRLGKDYEKPEFGIRSVVAHGHEIPIVEYCVLSKPFCKLLRFKRFSDDAEVVNDLKDDPVVLVVAPLSGHHSTLLRDTVKTLLQDHKVYITDWIDARMVSLSAGPFHLDDYIAYVQEFIRHIGAKNLHVISVCQPTVPVLAAVSLMASRGEVLPRTLTMMGGPIDPRESPTKVNDLAVNKPHSWFQNTVIHTVPPNYPGTGRRVYPGFLQHAGFIAMNPGRHMSSHWDFYEDLVRGDLEDAEGHRRFYDEYNAVLDMPAEYYLDTIRVVFQQHLLPKGEWDVAGERVRPQDIQGVALMTIEGELDDISGIGQTRAAHRLCTGVPESMREHYEVPGAGHYGIFSGRRWRETVYPKLREFIRRHIAKPDDTSRAPRAKR from the coding sequence ATGCTTTACCACCTGCACGAATTCCAGCGCTCGCTGCTGAGCCCGCTGGTTGCTTACTCCGAAGCCACCGCGCGCATGTACGCGAGCAGCGGCAGCTGGATGTCCAAGCTGCCTGGCGCCGATCGCATGGCGGCGGGCTTCGAGTTGATGTACCGCCTCGGCAAGGACTACGAAAAGCCCGAGTTCGGCATCCGTTCGGTGGTGGCGCACGGACATGAGATCCCGATCGTCGAGTACTGCGTACTCAGCAAGCCCTTCTGCAAGCTGCTGCGCTTCAAACGCTTCAGCGACGACGCGGAGGTGGTGAACGATCTGAAGGACGATCCGGTGGTGCTGGTGGTGGCGCCGCTGTCCGGGCACCACTCGACCCTGCTGCGTGACACCGTCAAGACCCTGCTGCAGGACCACAAGGTCTACATCACCGACTGGATCGACGCGCGCATGGTGTCCTTGTCGGCTGGGCCCTTTCATCTCGACGACTACATCGCCTACGTGCAGGAATTCATCCGCCACATCGGTGCGAAGAACCTGCATGTGATCTCGGTCTGCCAGCCCACCGTGCCGGTGCTCGCGGCGGTCTCGCTGATGGCGAGCCGCGGTGAAGTGCTGCCGCGCACGCTGACCATGATGGGCGGGCCGATCGACCCGCGCGAGTCGCCGACCAAGGTCAACGATCTCGCGGTGAACAAGCCGCACAGCTGGTTCCAGAACACCGTCATCCACACCGTGCCGCCGAACTATCCCGGCACCGGGCGTCGCGTCTATCCGGGCTTCCTTCAGCATGCCGGCTTCATCGCCATGAACCCGGGCCGGCACATGAGCTCGCACTGGGATTTCTATGAGGATCTGGTGCGTGGTGATCTGGAAGATGCCGAAGGCCATCGCCGCTTCTATGACGAGTACAACGCGGTGCTCGACATGCCGGCCGAGTACTACCTCGACACCATCCGCGTGGTGTTCCAGCAGCATCTGCTGCCGAAGGGCGAATGGGACGTGGCCGGCGAGCGGGTGCGCCCGCAGGACATCCAGGGCGTGGCGCTGATGACCATCGAGGGCGAGCTCGACGATATCAGCGGCATCGGCCAGACCCGCGCCGCGCACCGCCTCTGCACCGGCGTGCCCGAGTCCATGCGCGAGCACTACGAAGTGCCCGGCGCGGGCCACTACGGCATCTTCAGCGGTCGGCGCTGGCGCGAGACGGTGTACCCGAAGCTGCGCGAGTTCATCCGTCGCCACATCGCCAAGCCTGACGACACCTCGCGCGCGCCCCGCGCCAAGCGTTGA
- the dnaE gene encoding DNA polymerase III subunit alpha, whose amino-acid sequence MPVRFVHLHLHSEFSLVDSTIRLPQLIKRCAALELPAVAVTDLSNLFGLIKFYKEAQKAGIKPIAGSDVIVQATDGSLSRLTLLCRNREGYLNLSRLLSRAFLDGHQGDHVCVRPDWVAEHAGGLFALAGPGSDIGQLLREGKPELAEARLRELQQRFDDRLYLELVRTQREGEEDFIAGACDLAIRRGLGVVASNDVRFLEAEDYEAHEARVCISTGRVLGDPRRPREYSDQQYLKSSDDMAALFADIPAALDNSLELARRCNLELRLGTYFLPAFPVPDEHTLDSWIRSTAHEGLNKRLEKAPIAPGHTRESYFERLDVELGVICKMGFPGYFLIVADFINWAKQNDIPVGPGRGSGAGSLVAWALGITDLDPIPYDLLFERFLNPERVSMPDFDIDFCMDRRDEVIDYVARKYGRDRVSQIITFGTMAAKAAVRDCGRVQGLPFPAVDGVAKLIPNTLGISLDDALGRSKAAQEDKELCSAELIDRYQHEDEVRDLMDLALKLEDLTRNAGKHAGGVVIAPEPLTEFSPLFAEPPPKEPGALRSVVTQYDKDDVEAAGLVKFDFLGLRTLTIIDWAVKAINRRLTREGRELLDITALALEDKPSYELFARGDTVAVFQFESRGMRELLKRARPDRFEDIIALAALFRPGPLGSGMDKEWCDRKHGETAVTYPHPLLEPVLSPTYGVIVYQEQVMQIAQVLAGYTLGGADMLRRAMGKKKPEEMAKERAKFEAGCAERQIDPQTATSIFDLMEKFAEYGFNKSHSAAYALVAYQTAWLKVHYPAEFMAAVLSSDMDKTDKVVTFLAECRVMKLDVALPHVNRSSYAFEADTPRSIVYGLGAIKGMGRQACEAIVEARSKGEFTSLYDLCSRVEVLRRNRRSLETLIAAGALDGLGANRASLMEQLPDVLRACDQQAKAREVGQVSLFDLGGSAREPALPALANVPEFPLEKLLEDEYRVLGHYISGHPIDPWRDLLGQVVTCDLGGLDKAYADRKFARGTEASVLLAGVVGDVRRSGDSRAFVQLQDGRGQIEAALFSEACAQYAPLIKSREIVLVEGSLQEDRMGDGYSLRLRRLLTLEELCAKHSRHLLLKVDNRTHDALAKVEELLASHRPGHTGVQIELMIPGARGRLYGDGGFAVRPTPMLPRLLREIPGVEVELRLQKPEPTPMPERRAAG is encoded by the coding sequence ATGCCCGTGCGTTTCGTTCATCTGCACCTGCACAGCGAGTTCTCGCTGGTCGACTCCACCATCCGCCTGCCGCAGCTGATCAAGCGCTGCGCGGCGCTGGAGCTGCCCGCGGTGGCAGTCACCGACCTCTCCAATCTGTTCGGCCTGATCAAGTTCTACAAGGAAGCGCAAAAGGCCGGCATCAAGCCGATCGCCGGCAGCGACGTGATCGTGCAGGCCACCGATGGCAGCCTCTCGCGACTCACTCTTCTGTGCCGCAACCGCGAGGGCTATCTGAACCTCTCGCGTCTGCTCTCGCGGGCCTTCCTCGATGGCCACCAGGGCGATCATGTCTGCGTGCGTCCGGACTGGGTCGCCGAACATGCGGGTGGCCTGTTCGCGCTGGCGGGGCCAGGCAGCGACATCGGCCAACTGCTGCGCGAAGGCAAGCCCGAGCTGGCCGAGGCGCGCTTGCGCGAACTGCAGCAGCGCTTCGACGACCGCCTGTATCTGGAACTGGTGCGCACACAGCGCGAGGGCGAGGAGGACTTCATCGCCGGCGCCTGCGACCTCGCCATCCGCCGCGGCCTGGGCGTGGTCGCCAGCAATGACGTGCGTTTTCTCGAAGCCGAGGACTACGAGGCCCACGAGGCCCGCGTCTGCATCTCGACGGGCCGTGTGCTGGGCGACCCGCGGCGTCCGCGCGAGTACTCGGACCAGCAGTACCTGAAGTCCTCCGACGACATGGCGGCGCTGTTCGCCGATATTCCCGCCGCGCTGGACAATTCGCTGGAGCTGGCGCGCCGCTGCAACCTCGAACTGCGGCTGGGCACCTACTTTCTGCCGGCGTTCCCGGTGCCGGACGAGCACACCCTCGACAGCTGGATCCGCAGCACCGCGCACGAGGGCTTGAACAAGCGCCTTGAGAAAGCACCGATCGCGCCGGGGCATACGCGCGAGAGCTACTTCGAGCGGCTCGACGTCGAGCTCGGGGTGATCTGCAAGATGGGCTTTCCGGGCTACTTCCTGATCGTTGCCGACTTCATCAACTGGGCCAAGCAGAACGACATCCCGGTCGGCCCCGGCCGCGGCTCGGGCGCGGGCTCGCTGGTGGCCTGGGCGCTGGGCATCACCGATCTGGACCCGATCCCCTACGACCTGCTGTTCGAGCGCTTCCTGAACCCCGAGCGCGTGTCGATGCCCGACTTCGACATCGACTTCTGCATGGACCGCCGTGACGAAGTCATCGACTACGTCGCCCGCAAATACGGCCGCGACCGGGTCAGCCAGATCATCACCTTCGGCACCATGGCGGCGAAGGCCGCCGTGCGCGACTGCGGCCGCGTGCAGGGCCTGCCCTTCCCCGCCGTCGACGGCGTCGCCAAGCTCATCCCCAACACCCTGGGCATCTCGCTGGACGACGCGCTCGGCCGCAGCAAGGCCGCGCAGGAGGACAAGGAGCTCTGCTCAGCCGAGCTGATCGATCGCTATCAGCACGAGGACGAAGTCCGCGACCTGATGGACTTGGCGCTCAAGCTCGAAGACCTCACCCGCAATGCCGGCAAGCACGCCGGCGGCGTGGTGATCGCGCCCGAACCCTTGACCGAGTTCAGCCCGCTGTTCGCCGAACCGCCGCCGAAAGAGCCCGGCGCGCTGCGCAGCGTGGTCACCCAGTACGACAAGGACGATGTCGAGGCCGCAGGGCTCGTGAAGTTCGACTTCCTCGGCCTGCGCACGCTGACCATCATCGACTGGGCGGTGAAGGCCATCAATCGGCGCCTCACGCGCGAAGGCCGCGAACTGCTGGACATCACCGCGCTGGCGCTTGAGGACAAACCCAGCTACGAGCTGTTCGCCCGCGGCGACACCGTGGCCGTGTTCCAGTTCGAATCGCGCGGCATGCGCGAACTGCTCAAGCGCGCGCGCCCGGACCGCTTCGAAGACATCATTGCGCTCGCCGCCCTGTTCCGACCCGGCCCGCTGGGCTCAGGGATGGACAAGGAATGGTGCGACCGCAAGCACGGCGAGACCGCCGTGACCTATCCGCATCCGCTGCTGGAGCCTGTGCTGTCGCCGACCTATGGCGTCATCGTCTACCAGGAACAGGTGATGCAGATCGCGCAGGTGCTGGCCGGCTACACGCTGGGCGGCGCCGACATGCTGCGTCGCGCGATGGGCAAGAAGAAGCCCGAGGAGATGGCCAAGGAGCGCGCCAAGTTCGAGGCCGGCTGCGCCGAGCGGCAGATCGATCCGCAGACCGCGACCTCGATCTTCGACCTGATGGAGAAGTTCGCCGAGTACGGCTTCAACAAGTCGCACTCGGCGGCCTATGCGCTGGTCGCCTACCAGACCGCCTGGCTGAAGGTGCACTACCCGGCCGAGTTCATGGCGGCGGTGCTCTCGTCCGACATGGACAAGACCGACAAGGTGGTCACCTTCCTGGCCGAATGCCGGGTGATGAAACTCGATGTCGCCCTGCCGCATGTGAACCGCAGCAGCTACGCCTTCGAGGCCGACACCCCGCGCTCGATCGTCTACGGCCTCGGCGCGATCAAGGGCATGGGACGGCAGGCCTGCGAGGCCATCGTCGAAGCGCGCAGCAAGGGCGAGTTCACGAGCCTCTACGACCTGTGCTCGCGGGTCGAGGTGCTGCGCCGCAACCGCCGCAGCCTTGAGACGCTCATCGCTGCCGGAGCCCTGGATGGCCTAGGGGCCAACCGCGCCAGCCTGATGGAGCAGCTGCCCGACGTGCTGCGCGCCTGCGACCAGCAGGCCAAGGCGCGCGAGGTGGGCCAGGTTTCGCTGTTCGACCTGGGCGGCAGCGCGCGGGAACCGGCGCTGCCCGCGCTGGCGAACGTGCCCGAGTTTCCGCTGGAGAAGCTGCTGGAGGACGAGTACCGCGTGCTCGGCCACTACATCAGCGGCCACCCCATCGATCCGTGGCGTGACTTGTTGGGCCAGGTCGTCACCTGCGATCTTGGCGGCCTCGACAAGGCCTACGCGGACCGCAAGTTCGCTCGCGGCACCGAGGCCAGCGTGCTGCTGGCAGGCGTGGTGGGCGATGTGCGCCGCAGCGGCGACAGCCGCGCCTTCGTTCAACTGCAGGACGGCCGCGGCCAGATCGAGGCCGCACTGTTCTCCGAGGCCTGCGCGCAGTACGCGCCGCTGATCAAGAGCCGCGAGATCGTGCTGGTCGAGGGCAGCCTGCAGGAGGACCGCATGGGCGACGGCTACAGCCTTCGCCTGCGTCGCCTGCTGACGCTGGAGGAGCTGTGCGCGAAGCACAGCCGCCATCTGCTGCTGAAGGTCGACAACCGCACGCACGATGCCCTGGCCAAGGTTGAGGAGCTGCTGGCCAGCCATCGCCCAGGCCACACCGGCGTGCAGATCGAGCTGATGATTCCCGGCGCGCGCGGGCGCCTGTATGGCGACGGCGGCTTCGCGGTGCGGCCCACGCCGATGCTGCCGCGGCTCTTGCGCGAGATCCCCGGCGTCGAGGTCGAGCTGCGACTGCAGAAGCCCGAGCCCACGCCGATGCCGGAGCGGCGCGCGGCGGGTTGA
- the proB gene encoding glutamate 5-kinase — translation MSRQRIVVKFGTSTVTAGGPGPDLPRLTELCRQLAALRAAGHDLVLVSSGAVATGRSALNAAPARDVPVKQMHAAVGQPRLHALYQRLFGEHAVEVAQVLLTRSDVENRRRYLNAREALLTMLAHGVLPIVNENDTVATEEIRLGDNDMLSALVCSLVDADRLILLTDQAGLYDSDPRSHPGAQLIREVGPGALPEQLRAAAGGSGKLGTGGMATKLGAAELARRGGAVAHIAAGSEPDVLTRLLRGEAIGTRFAPQGERLAARKRYITGGTVRGTLSIDAGAAAALLRGGSLLPVGLVEVSGSFDRGDAVQVLDAAGDEVARGIAAYSATDLARLLRRKSEEIEGLLGYRYGDEVIHRNDLVLAPRAAETLT, via the coding sequence ATGTCGCGACAGCGCATCGTCGTCAAATTCGGCACCTCCACCGTCACCGCCGGCGGCCCGGGCCCGGATCTACCGCGGCTCACCGAGCTGTGTCGGCAGCTGGCCGCCCTGCGTGCGGCGGGCCACGATCTGGTGCTGGTCAGTTCGGGCGCGGTCGCCACCGGCCGCAGTGCGCTGAATGCGGCGCCGGCTCGCGATGTGCCGGTCAAGCAGATGCATGCGGCGGTCGGTCAGCCGCGCCTGCACGCGCTGTATCAGCGCCTGTTCGGCGAACACGCCGTCGAAGTGGCGCAGGTGCTGCTCACCCGCAGTGACGTCGAGAACCGGCGGCGCTACCTCAATGCGCGCGAAGCCCTGCTGACGATGCTTGCCCACGGCGTGCTGCCGATCGTCAACGAGAACGACACCGTCGCCACCGAGGAAATCCGGCTCGGCGACAACGACATGCTGTCGGCCCTGGTCTGCAGCCTGGTCGACGCCGATCGCCTGATCCTGCTCACCGACCAGGCCGGGCTGTACGACAGCGACCCGCGCAGCCATCCGGGTGCGCAACTGATTCGCGAGGTCGGGCCCGGCGCCCTGCCCGAGCAGCTGCGTGCGGCCGCTGGCGGCAGCGGCAAGCTCGGCACGGGCGGCATGGCGACCAAGCTCGGCGCAGCCGAACTGGCGCGCCGCGGCGGTGCGGTCGCCCACATCGCGGCCGGCAGCGAGCCGGACGTGCTCACGCGGCTGCTGCGCGGCGAGGCCATTGGCACGCGCTTCGCGCCGCAGGGCGAGCGCCTGGCCGCACGCAAGCGCTACATCACCGGCGGTACGGTGCGCGGCACGCTGAGCATCGATGCCGGTGCGGCGGCGGCGCTGCTGCGCGGCGGCAGCTTGCTGCCCGTGGGCCTGGTCGAGGTCAGCGGCAGCTTCGACCGCGGCGATGCCGTGCAGGTGCTCGACGCGGCCGGCGATGAAGTCGCCCGCGGCATCGCCGCCTACAGCGCAACGGATCTGGCCCGGCTCCTTCGCCGCAAGTCCGAGGAGATCGAAGGCCTGCTCGGGTATCGCTACGGCGACGAAGTGATCCATCGCAACGATCTGGTGCTGGCCCCGCGCGCCGCAGAGACACTGACATGA
- a CDS encoding glutamate-5-semialdehyde dehydrogenase encodes MTEATSRAQRLAAQARAARAAQPALTRLDGAARAALLLDIAQRLHDQRAPLIEANARDLEAGAAAGLGPALLDRLRLDGPRLDGLADDVRTVAALPDPLAEEFDQRELPNGLHLVRRRVPIGVVGVIYEARPNVTIDIAAAALKSGNAVVLRGGREARQSNLALVTLLHAALRDAGLPEALVSFLDAPEREAVSELLQLADCIDVMVPRGGQGLVDLCRRESRIPLIAGGVGVVHIYVDASADLARALDLIENAKVQRPAVCNALDTLLVQTGAAERLLPALAQRLSAFGVVFHAEGEAASLLAAGGARVEPLASGDFDREWMGLVLGLRLVDDVDAAIAHIAEHGSGHSEAILSENPHAVSRFLNAVDASAVYHNASTRFTDGGQFGMGVEVAVATGRLAPRGPVGPAELTSWKWIGRGDYLARG; translated from the coding sequence ATGACCGAAGCCACCTCCCGCGCCCAGCGCCTGGCCGCCCAGGCCCGCGCCGCCCGCGCCGCACAGCCTGCGCTCACTCGCCTTGATGGCGCGGCACGGGCGGCACTGCTGCTCGACATCGCACAGCGGCTGCACGACCAGCGCGCGCCGCTGATCGAAGCCAATGCGCGTGATCTCGAAGCGGGTGCCGCGGCGGGGCTTGGTCCTGCGCTGCTCGATCGGCTGCGCCTGGATGGCCCGCGTCTCGACGGGCTGGCCGACGACGTACGCACCGTGGCCGCTCTGCCCGATCCGCTGGCCGAGGAGTTCGACCAGCGCGAACTGCCGAACGGCCTGCACCTTGTCCGTCGGCGCGTGCCGATCGGTGTGGTGGGAGTGATCTACGAGGCCCGGCCCAATGTCACCATCGACATCGCGGCGGCGGCACTCAAGTCCGGCAACGCCGTGGTGCTGCGCGGCGGCCGCGAGGCGCGGCAAAGCAATCTCGCCCTGGTCACCCTCCTGCACGCGGCCCTGCGCGATGCGGGCCTGCCCGAGGCGCTCGTCAGCTTCCTGGATGCGCCGGAGCGCGAGGCGGTGTCCGAGCTGCTGCAGCTGGCCGACTGTATCGATGTGATGGTGCCGCGCGGCGGCCAGGGCCTGGTCGACCTGTGCCGGCGCGAGAGCCGCATCCCGCTGATCGCGGGCGGTGTCGGCGTAGTCCACATCTACGTCGACGCCAGTGCCGATCTTGCGCGCGCGCTCGACCTGATCGAGAACGCCAAGGTGCAGCGTCCGGCCGTGTGCAATGCCCTGGATACCCTGCTCGTGCAGACGGGCGCTGCCGAGCGTCTGCTGCCGGCGCTGGCCCAGCGGCTGTCGGCCTTCGGCGTGGTCTTCCATGCCGAAGGTGAAGCCGCCAGCCTGCTCGCAGCCGGCGGCGCCCGCGTCGAGCCCCTGGCGTCCGGAGATTTCGATCGCGAGTGGATGGGCCTTGTGCTGGGCCTGCGCCTGGTCGACGACGTCGACGCCGCGATCGCGCACATCGCCGAGCACGGCAGCGGCCACTCCGAGGCCATCCTCAGCGAGAATCCGCACGCTGTGTCGCGCTTTCTGAATGCGGTTGATGCCTCGGCGGTGTACCACAACGCCAGCACGCGCTTCACCGACGGCGGCCAGTTCGGCATGGGCGTCGAAGTGGCGGTGGCGACAGGCCGGCTGGCGCCGCGTGGCCCGGTGGGGCCGGCCGAGCTGACCAGCTGGAAGTGGATCGGTCGCGGCGACTATCTGGCGCGCGGCTAG
- a CDS encoding GGDEF domain-containing protein: MLSRGLLCLLLSAAGGWPSCVQAQPAATGVPSASSPAPAPNPASVLSAHEAEILQQSLEIEDRDWMRPAEAAEKLGGLLQALDEGSPLRRELLGMQGRMYANADMKDAAEAVAAALEDRQRARADGSDLVAAMVRLRVKLMEGDGTVQIAELRAMAARVDTELGARERMRFWFNLASGLGSHAEFGEAVEAFQTASDLADALGRPGWRSTIRSAYASVLSQLGQHDRAVAMARDALELAKELGDDTLLSEAYTTLGVVLDSSGDSEGLLQSMQSAIHHARQAGDQTGLSVLLGNVAHYHLVNFEYAEAERFSLEALAIAEASEDPNGRTLALVNLGLARIGLGQIEEGKALVAQSIEYERLQGLRNELALTYAELGAALERAGDLPAAIEALHSARELQDAIFREDQQREVLALQEKVEAKRREKAIEQLEAENARKAAEFERNRLQQWVWILLVLLLALALLLMVVGLRRLRASNLHLAGINAQLRMQSERDPLTGLANRRHVQAVVQHAEGQRAYTGTLMLIDLDHFKLINDRYGHAVGDAVLVETARRLRSICRGQDLAARWGGEEFLLAVDWLSPADAAHLAERLLAELSRPILIDGLRIAVSASVGYAALPLPPAALSLPFEQALRLIDAALYLAKLRGRHRACGVIWVREGAAANFEAVIADVEHAEALGRIGLQVVVGAEPLP, encoded by the coding sequence GTGCTGTCCCGCGGCCTGCTCTGCCTGCTGCTGAGTGCGGCCGGTGGCTGGCCGTCCTGCGTGCAAGCGCAGCCAGCCGCCACGGGCGTTCCGTCGGCCTCAAGCCCCGCGCCCGCGCCGAACCCCGCATCGGTCTTGAGCGCGCACGAGGCCGAGATTCTGCAGCAGTCGCTGGAGATCGAAGACCGTGACTGGATGCGGCCTGCCGAGGCGGCTGAGAAGCTCGGCGGCCTGCTGCAGGCGCTGGATGAGGGCTCTCCTCTGCGCCGCGAACTGCTGGGTATGCAGGGGCGGATGTACGCCAACGCCGACATGAAGGACGCCGCTGAAGCGGTGGCCGCAGCCCTCGAAGATCGCCAGCGCGCGCGCGCGGATGGCAGCGATCTGGTCGCGGCGATGGTCCGCCTGCGGGTCAAGCTGATGGAGGGCGACGGCACGGTGCAGATCGCCGAACTGCGGGCGATGGCTGCGCGCGTCGACACCGAACTCGGCGCGCGCGAACGGATGCGCTTCTGGTTCAACCTGGCATCCGGCCTCGGCAGCCATGCCGAGTTCGGCGAGGCCGTCGAGGCCTTCCAGACCGCCAGCGACCTTGCCGATGCACTGGGCCGGCCCGGCTGGCGCTCGACCATCCGCTCCGCCTACGCGAGCGTGCTCTCGCAGCTCGGCCAGCATGATCGGGCGGTGGCGATGGCGCGTGATGCCCTGGAACTGGCCAAGGAGCTCGGCGATGACACCCTGCTGAGTGAGGCCTACACGACGCTGGGCGTGGTGCTGGACTCTTCCGGCGATTCCGAAGGTCTGCTGCAATCGATGCAGTCGGCCATCCATCACGCGCGCCAGGCGGGCGACCAGACGGGGCTGTCGGTGCTGCTCGGCAACGTTGCTCACTATCACTTGGTGAACTTCGAGTACGCCGAGGCCGAGCGGTTCTCGCTTGAGGCGCTGGCGATCGCGGAAGCCTCCGAGGACCCGAACGGTCGCACGCTTGCGCTGGTCAACCTGGGGCTCGCCCGCATCGGCCTCGGGCAGATCGAGGAAGGCAAGGCGCTGGTGGCGCAGAGCATCGAGTACGAACGCCTGCAGGGCTTGCGCAACGAGCTCGCCCTCACCTACGCCGAGCTCGGCGCCGCCCTCGAGCGCGCTGGCGATCTGCCTGCCGCGATCGAGGCCCTGCATTCGGCGCGTGAGCTGCAGGATGCGATCTTCCGCGAAGACCAGCAGCGCGAGGTGCTCGCGCTGCAGGAGAAAGTGGAAGCCAAGCGCCGCGAGAAAGCGATCGAACAGCTCGAGGCCGAGAACGCCCGCAAGGCGGCGGAGTTCGAGCGCAATCGGCTGCAGCAGTGGGTGTGGATTCTGCTGGTTCTGCTGTTGGCTCTGGCCCTGCTGCTGATGGTGGTGGGCCTGCGCCGCCTGCGTGCCAGCAATCTCCACCTGGCTGGCATCAACGCCCAGCTGCGCATGCAAAGCGAGCGCGACCCGCTGACCGGTCTCGCCAACCGCCGGCACGTGCAGGCGGTGGTCCAGCATGCCGAGGGCCAGCGGGCCTACACCGGCACCCTCATGCTCATCGACCTCGATCACTTCAAGCTGATCAACGACCGCTACGGTCATGCCGTGGGCGACGCCGTGCTGGTGGAAACCGCGCGTCGCTTGCGCAGCATCTGCCGGGGTCAGGATCTGGCAGCGCGCTGGGGCGGCGAAGAGTTTCTGCTTGCGGTCGACTGGCTGTCGCCTGCGGATGCGGCCCATCTCGCAGAGCGCCTGCTCGCCGAGCTGTCGCGCCCCATCCTCATCGATGGCCTGCGGATCGCGGTCAGCGCATCGGTCGGCTACGCCGCCCTGCCGCTGCCGCCAGCGGCTCTGAGCCTGCCCTTCGAGCAGGCGCTGCGCCTGATCGATGCGGCTCTGTATCTCGCCAAGCTGCGTGGACGGCATCGCGCATGCGGTGTCATCTGGGTTCGCGAGGGGGCCGCCGCCAACTTCGAAGCAGTCATCGCCGACGTGGAGCACGCGGAGGCCCTGGGGCGGATCGGCCTGCAGGTGGTGGTGGGCGCGGAGCCCCTGCCATGA